One part of the Alligator mississippiensis isolate rAllMis1 chromosome 3, rAllMis1, whole genome shotgun sequence genome encodes these proteins:
- the RNF170 gene encoding E3 ubiquitin-protein ligase RNF170 isoform X4 produces the protein MASQQAEVQSLKLSNDSIIEGVSDQVLVAVVLSFSFIAALVYMLLRNEHQNIHPENQELVRALRQQLQTEQDESAGDRHHFYTDMSCPVCLQQATFPIETNCGHLFCGACIIAYWRYGSWLGAIRCPICRQTVMLSVIKNPIILTPVIGPDPANIHSYAKGQRQDIEWEEEKTYGAELKVTLFLPLFGEDQPDAAQVLQDVSDYNRRFSGQPRSIMERIMDLPTLLRHAFREMFSVGGLFWMFRIRIFLCLLGALLYLASPLDFLPEALFGILGFLDDFFVIFLLLIYISIMYREVVTQRLNR, from the exons ATGGCCAGTCAACAAGCAGAAGTTCAGAGCTTGAAACTAAGTAATGATTCAATTATAGAAGGAGTAAGTGACCAGGTGCTGGTGGCAGTAGTACTCAGTTTCTCTTTCATTGCTGCTCTGGTGTATATGCTTTTAAG AAATGAACATCAGAACATTCACCCGGAAAACCAGGAACTAGTGCGAGCACTCCGGCAGCAGCTTCAAACAGAACAG GATGAATCTGCTGGTGATAGACATCATTTCTACACTGACATGTCCTGTCCAGTCTGTTTACAGCAAGCTACTTTTCCCATTGAAACAAACTGTGGGCATCTTTTCTGTG GTGCCTGCATTATTGCTTACTGGAGGTATGGCTCATGGCTGGGTGCTATTCGCTGCCCAATCTGCAGACAAACGGTAAtgctttctgtaataaaaaatccAATAATTCTAACTCCAGTgataggccctgatcctgcaaacatacATTCATATGCAAAGGGACAGAGGCAGGATATTGAATGGGAGGAAGAAAAGACATATGGAGCTGAGTTGAAG GTGACATTATTTTTGCCACTCTTTGGTGAGGATCAACCAGATGCAGCCCAGGTGCTTCAAGATGTTAGTGATTACAACCGGAGATTCTCAGGGCAGCCGAGATCT ATTATGGAAAGAATTATGGATTTGCCCACCTTACTGCGTCATGCTTTCAGAGAGATGTTTTCTGTTGGAGGCCTCTTCTGGATGTTTCGTATCAGAATATTCCTCTGTCTGCTAGGAGCTTTGCTGTATCTGGCTTCACCTCTGGATTTTCTACCTGAAGCCCTATTTGGAATTCTGGGGTTTTTGGATGAtttctttgtcatctttctgcTGCTGATATACATCTCCATCATGTATCGGGAAGTGGTGACACAGCGACTGAACAGGTGA